One genomic window of Natronorubrum halophilum includes the following:
- a CDS encoding SCO family protein translates to MKRRTYLRSLGVAGTAGVVGTAGCLDTFDQALSDDDSRTILPAADGHPEDPGYPSHGNEFPSFSIPDPVAETNVSLEDFVGERSFLLTYFFTTCPDGVCPALLTRLRWAQDDAIDRGYADDLGLLAFTFDPERDTPEVLTEYATQQNIEYEAENFHFLRPESYEEAKRLMTDTFGMALQREEDGENGDDESNGTEGTDESNESADGNESHDEHDHGAYTFTHNSRITLVNEDGIVERAYPNAVQSERAVDRKRLLEETRTVVGVE, encoded by the coding sequence ATGAAACGGCGGACGTATCTTCGCTCACTCGGTGTCGCCGGTACCGCTGGTGTCGTCGGTACCGCTGGCTGTCTCGACACGTTCGATCAGGCACTATCTGACGACGACAGCCGCACGATTCTGCCGGCGGCGGACGGCCACCCCGAGGATCCTGGGTATCCGAGCCACGGGAACGAGTTCCCCTCGTTTTCGATCCCCGATCCGGTCGCCGAAACGAATGTCTCGCTCGAGGATTTCGTCGGCGAACGCTCCTTCCTGCTGACGTACTTCTTCACCACGTGTCCGGACGGGGTTTGTCCGGCCCTGCTCACGCGATTGCGCTGGGCTCAGGACGACGCCATCGATCGCGGCTACGCGGACGATCTCGGGTTGCTCGCCTTCACGTTCGATCCCGAACGCGATACGCCCGAAGTCCTGACGGAGTACGCGACTCAGCAGAACATCGAGTACGAGGCCGAGAACTTCCACTTCCTCCGGCCCGAGAGCTACGAGGAGGCGAAGCGGCTGATGACCGATACGTTCGGCATGGCGCTGCAGCGAGAGGAAGACGGCGAGAACGGCGACGACGAATCGAACGGTACCGAGGGTACCGACGAGAGCAACGAAAGCGCCGACGGAAACGAGAGCCACGACGAGCACGATCACGGTGCGTACACGTTCACCCACAACAGTCGGATCACCCTCGTCAACGAGGACGGCATCGTCGAGCGCGCGTACCCGAACGCCGTCCAATCCGAACGCGCGGTCGATCGGAAGCGACTCCTCGAGGAAACCAGAACGGTCGTCGGGGTGGAGTAA
- a CDS encoding TlpA family protein disulfide reductase, whose amino-acid sequence MRRREVLAGVGSAGVVVGGGAVAVYGLPSSDDLRGEESGDEPPEPFEIETVDAAGSDAGTIEVPDLGRATFVDLFGTWCGPCIEQMPALGEANERIGDEVLFCSVTNESVGPNGSITEAELVEWWDEHDGNWTLGLDPAAELTARYPGGVPRGVAIDASGRVQWAESGIKTADELVNGIEQALEADAGDK is encoded by the coding sequence ATGCGTCGACGGGAGGTCCTCGCCGGCGTGGGCAGTGCGGGCGTCGTCGTCGGAGGCGGTGCGGTCGCCGTGTACGGGCTGCCGTCGTCCGACGACCTCCGCGGGGAGGAGTCCGGCGACGAGCCGCCCGAGCCGTTCGAGATCGAAACGGTCGACGCCGCCGGCAGCGACGCCGGGACGATCGAGGTCCCCGACCTCGGGCGCGCGACGTTCGTCGACCTGTTCGGGACGTGGTGTGGACCGTGTATCGAACAGATGCCGGCGCTCGGGGAGGCCAACGAACGAATCGGTGACGAGGTGCTGTTCTGTTCGGTTACCAACGAGTCCGTCGGCCCGAACGGCTCGATAACCGAGGCGGAACTCGTCGAGTGGTGGGACGAACACGACGGTAACTGGACGCTCGGACTCGATCCCGCCGCCGAGCTCACCGCGCGATATCCCGGTGGCGTTCCCAGAGGCGTCGCGATCGACGCTTCGGGCCGCGTCCAGTGGGCCGAATCCGGGATCAAGACCGCGGACGAACTGGTCAACGGGATCGAACAGGCACTCGAGGCTGATGCCGGTGACAAGTGA
- a CDS encoding cytochrome c biogenesis CcdA family protein, translating into MIDGSLPLAFALIAGVATFFSPCAYPLLPGYVGFYVSQTDGEGASLPGALSRGLIAGIGVLATFGALLVAAYWIGHSTLSNVTLFEPIVGAILVAFGLLTVLGRAPSLSIALPKRRSSVLGFGVFGAGYALAAAGCVAPLFVAVIAQALSLPPLSAALVIGTYVGSVVLLMVSLTVVTGMGLLVGAGQLAAYSETLERLAGAVMIVAGVGQLYLAIVVIDVI; encoded by the coding sequence ATGATCGACGGCTCACTGCCGCTCGCGTTCGCGTTGATAGCGGGCGTCGCGACGTTCTTTTCGCCCTGTGCGTACCCGCTCTTACCGGGCTACGTCGGATTCTACGTGAGCCAGACCGACGGTGAAGGTGCGTCGCTGCCGGGTGCGCTCAGCCGCGGTCTCATCGCTGGAATCGGCGTCCTCGCCACGTTCGGCGCGTTACTGGTCGCCGCGTACTGGATCGGCCACTCCACGCTGTCGAACGTCACCCTCTTCGAGCCGATCGTTGGCGCAATCCTGGTCGCGTTCGGGCTGTTGACCGTTCTCGGGCGCGCCCCGTCGCTGTCGATTGCGCTCCCGAAACGCCGTTCGAGCGTCCTCGGTTTCGGCGTCTTTGGCGCCGGGTACGCGCTGGCGGCGGCGGGCTGTGTTGCACCCCTGTTCGTCGCCGTGATCGCGCAGGCCCTGTCCTTACCGCCGCTCTCGGCGGCACTCGTCATCGGCACCTACGTCGGTAGCGTCGTGTTGTTGATGGTCTCGCTGACCGTCGTGACGGGAATGGGGCTCCTCGTGGGTGCTGGACAACTGGCCGCGTACAGCGAGACCCTCGAGCGACTCGCGGGCGCGGTCATGATCGTCGCTGGAGTCGGACAGCTGTACCTCGCCATCGTCGTCATCGACGTTATCTGA
- a CDS encoding PGF-CTERM sorting domain-containing protein, whose product MFRSRSALAVGLVALLVLGLVGAAGAVGAGASPADSSLSVSDPDSESDANVSEEAYAEPAPEAGDPYYEASDGNWVSYVNPRDEYRSPYLGDGSGKIGVVLLNEAGEPIVGESVPNTTVTIPTGETTSWHSHADPLTVQYPLTEHYDRPLDGDQFGTTDDLPQGDGYMDTHSIELHGHPENATIEYGEAQIEGEHADKIEVVGYVQQAHDTWDTSVDPIEDAVSYEEAGGEWTYEPGGSHGEVMIVLQLDADETGVNDGNSSDDGNSSDDDNSNGSTDDSDESANTDDEDGGDELPGFGVPAVLVALAAVALVGFRRRST is encoded by the coding sequence ATGTTTCGATCGCGTTCCGCGCTCGCGGTCGGACTCGTCGCCCTGCTCGTTCTCGGACTCGTCGGTGCCGCCGGAGCCGTCGGCGCAGGTGCCAGCCCGGCGGACTCGTCCCTCAGTGTCAGCGATCCGGATAGCGAATCGGACGCGAACGTGAGCGAGGAAGCGTACGCCGAGCCAGCGCCCGAAGCGGGCGATCCGTACTACGAAGCGAGCGACGGGAACTGGGTGAGCTACGTGAACCCGCGCGACGAGTACCGGTCGCCGTACCTCGGGGACGGCTCCGGGAAGATCGGCGTCGTGTTGCTCAACGAGGCGGGCGAACCGATCGTCGGTGAAAGCGTTCCGAATACGACCGTCACGATACCGACCGGCGAGACGACGTCGTGGCACTCCCACGCCGATCCGTTAACCGTTCAGTACCCGCTGACCGAGCACTACGACCGACCGCTCGACGGCGACCAGTTCGGAACGACCGACGACTTGCCACAGGGCGACGGCTACATGGATACCCACAGCATCGAGCTACACGGTCACCCTGAGAACGCCACCATCGAGTACGGCGAGGCCCAGATCGAGGGCGAACACGCCGACAAGATCGAAGTCGTCGGCTACGTGCAACAGGCACACGACACGTGGGACACCAGCGTCGATCCGATCGAAGACGCGGTATCCTACGAAGAAGCCGGCGGCGAGTGGACCTACGAACCGGGCGGCTCCCACGGAGAGGTCATGATCGTCCTCCAACTCGACGCCGATGAGACCGGCGTCAACGACGGCAACTCGAGCGACGACGGTAACTCGAGCGACGACGACAACTCGAACGGATCGACCGACGACTCCGACGAATCGGCGAATACGGACGACGAGGACGGCGGTGACGAACTACCCGGATTCGGAGTCCCGGCCGTACTCGTCGCGCTGGCGGCCGTCGCGCTCGTCGGCTTCCGCCGTCGATCGACCTGA